AGAGAGAGTAGCCTTGGCCCGCGAGTTTTCTCGCTCGTGTGGCGGGCGTAGCGTAGTCACGGTTGTCCTGGCAACGGTATCGATTTCAACCCTCGGCCATGCAGCAGAAGAACCCAGGAACGAAGCCCACCATCACATGTATAACCAACTACTAGTGCACTTTGACACCATAGGGTTGTGTTTTCCACCCTCTTACTCCCTCAATCCTTCTACATTCGCGCCCACTCTCACTCTCCTCAAGCTTAATTCTCTTACTCTCTCACCTTTCAAAGTTCCTCTGTCTCTTCGCACCCTCCGTACTActcaccgctttcggtgtttcAGTGCTTTCGTTGAAACGCGGGTTTCGACAACACGATTATATTCCGTAAACTCCACTCACAATCCAAAGTGAGCGAGTGAGCGAATCAGCCAGAGCTAAAGTAAGGGAGAGAAAATAAAAGGGGAACAAGAGGGCAAGTTGAAGCTTCTCGATGCCTCTAGCATGGGAAATGTACGcctgaaaattcaattctctcGTTCATTTTCACATTGTATATAGTCAATTCTTTTACACTTACCCGATACAAGAGACAGCAACATCTTAGAAACTACTGAGGCTTTAAAGCCTCAAGCTAAAAGACTTGGATGAATGCCGCTAGTAACACCataacagaaataaaaataaaaaaaaaattaaagtcgaTTTCAAAGAAAAtgcaatttaataacttttttttaaattttatttattattaacaataatctctgaatgtatatttaaagttttaaaaaacagtaattatgaatataaatatgtaaataatttataaaatataattattttagaataatCACAGAGGAATTTTTAGTTTCTTATACCTGATGCCGATGGTGCTTTGGTATAATAGAGCAGCGACGTAAAACGCGATTATTTGTTCACAAAGAGCTGACGATACCGCACGTGCCATCAGAGTCCAGCGAATCCGTTTTATTTCCTCTTAACAATAGAGTCTCGCTCGTACCGTTATCCTCCTCCTCTTTGCCTCTGACATTCGCGTGCCAGTCACACCACAttcgagatattttttttattttactccattttctattttctatttcttttttatttttaaactctccCTTCACTGTTGAATTCATTGTGAAATAAAAGACGATTACGCTTCTCGCGAAAAGTGAGGAAGATGCCAAAAGATTTATCTTTTATCATTGctattttttatactatttttataaaaaagaaaaagaaaatatgtGGATTTTCTCGATACTTTTACTTTACCTCTATCCTCTTTAGTACAACAGTAACAGCGGTAGCAGAAGCGATGGTATCATTTATTCTTCTTTCTCTGTTTGATACTCGTAAATGCCACAAACTTTGTTTGCTGGTACGGCTTTGTCTGAAACAATATTCGACTGTAAGGCTCTTTTCAACGTCATCAGTAAAACAAGACACGTCTTGCTGCTATACTCTACAACAGCCTGTCatgagaaatttcaaactttttctcttttacttttattttattttttatttttatctcacactcaagaaaaaaaataaaataaaatataagtataGCATTTGCTAGACATCCGCCAAAAGTTTGTAAGATTAAAAATCAtaaccaaataatttatatatctatatatatataaataattaaatgtaaatataccAATCATCTTAGGATAAGGAAGATTTAAGTTGTTCATAATCttgataaattcatctttAGATTTACTAAGTCGTGGATTTAAAATACGTTCTTCAGCAACTGTAGTTACAGTACGACCTGTATAATCATGAGCTGGATAAACCCGGAAGTTTGAcggtaaattaaatatcaccGTGTGTACTGATTCATAAAGAATTTCTGATGAGCCACcctgagtataaaaaaataataataataaaaattaccgtgGATTTGAAATATCCTTGTGCTACTTGACAGGCTTCTATAGTAAATGTAATACAAACCTGGAAGTCTGTTCTACCACATCCACGTATTAATAGAGTATCTCCAGTAAATGCGATACCCTGTTCACGACACACGTACGTCACGCAACCTGTATACgtaataaaaaagataaacatcaatttaattaatagtaaaataaataaaacatacaaAGTTTTAGTGttgtattgatttttaaaaataatactgaCCTTCTGTATGACCTGGAGTTGGTAAAGCTTCTAATTGATGTCGtccaaaattaattgaatcatGTGGTTCAAGCAAAATATCCGCTTGCGCACCACTACGTCGCGATATAATTGATTTACAACCAGgtaatattgattttaatttacctGTTCCTGTTATATGATCAGCATGCATGTGGGTGTTTacttaaacaattaaaaaaaaattattttgtttagttaattttaagtgagataaatataaacatgaTATCTCGTATCATTTATTCTGTAATCGTTGTATagattcatgaaattttatcaaagcAATCTGAACACTTTAGCTTCTTGAATGTAATTGCCAAAGTTTCCCGTTAATTCGGCAATCCTCAGATAAGTCGTCAAATTCTCAAGAGGTGGAAAGCTTTTAGGTATTAGTAGAGTAGTATGAGAGATGAAAGTTTTATGCAATGAGAGTTTAACAATTGCTAAAACTATTCTGAGTATTACGATTAAGATTTCTCACTAGTAACACTTTGTACATTCGTGTACagtgcatatatttattaattgtcttatattaataatatatacctacttataaaataaaatatttacttgcgTATTTGAGTTTTAATCCTAGTTCTCTGATTAATTTAGCATCTCTTTCAGCCAAGTCTACAACTGGATCTATTAAAACCGCTTCTCTTTTTAATATATCTgctaataaatatgtatatgtactaGAAGTTATGTCAAATagctgtaaataaaatatcaattttattattcaatatgagaataaaaaatgggttttattatttatttaaatattctattGATCTacagtttaatattttgtgtAGTCATCGGgtgaataatcaataaaaattttatttttattaaatttacctggcggaaaaaaaagtctttggAATGAGGTATTGGCTCTGTTAAAGTGTCATCCTTGTGATATTGTACATTTGACAGACACTTCCGGGTGATTTTGGTAACACAGTGTcgcttaatatttattgttaaaatattaatacattTACCAATTAATTTTGACATTATTTATGACAGATTTTGGGGTGATATCAggtatgataataatttgtgacaCTATTATTCAGTGGTGACATCAGACTAGAgtagttatattttatttaaaattttatctgtctGGTTCCTATTTTAGTTATCACATTATCGAACcagattaataatttatcaaataatcttttttatatttatccgTGGCacgaattgaaatttaaaacataaCCTATTTTAGATTACGtacttttgtaaaataatatttataaatttaaaaattaattagtaaataattaaaaaaaaaaaaaacaaacgttaattattttaattatgcaATCAATTACTTAAACCcgatgatatttttatttctaatcatttttaaatttaaatcaataataattttttagagaTTCAAAATGCGCGCGCATTTAAATCCACCCGCGCCGCGCCAATGGAGCCAccaaataaaagtataaacaAGTCTGCCATCCTATGGAGCCTAAAGGTGGTCTACTTCCCCCTATTCCCCATGCTGCCATCTCAACAAGTTCCTTTTCGTCGTGATTTAAGATAGCGATCCAAGGTTTGTCATATCCATGcttataaaacaaattaatcaattaaaatatttaaataaaatattcttaatatcaaaaatatattaattaataaattactattaatttaatatattttacggcgatttttttattttatttgtaatataaaCACAACATGTGTACACCGTCTTACTTTGCATCCATGTGATACGTGTTCACGTGACATTTAAactcttaaattttaaatatttattattaataaataattcaaattatttcagaTGCCGTCTGTAACTTTGCTGGACGTTGATCAACACAAATTCGTGAAAGCTTTTGCAagctttttaaaaaagtgagtttttaaaaacttaaccTAATTcttagtttgttatttttctactttaccaacatttaaattttgtattgataataatttatttttttatagaactggTAAAATGCGCGTACCAGAATGTATGGACATAATAAAATCAGGTCAATTCAAGGAATTAGCACCATATGATCCTGATTGGTATTTCACACGTTGCGCATCTCTCGTTCGTCATATTTACATCCGCAGTCCCATTGGTGTTGGTGCGGTAACAAAAATATTCGGTGGACGTAAACGTAATGGAACACACCCCAGCCACTTTTGCAAGTCTTCAGGCGGCCTTGCACGTAGAGCTCTTCAAAGTTTGGAGCAACTTAAACTTATCGAAAAAGCTCCCCTCGGTGGTCGTAAACTCACCAGCCAGGGACGCCGTGATTTAGACCGTATTGCTGCTCAGGTGAAAgctaaaagtaaaaaacaattgaaacTTCAAGAAACTCTCGTTCTTTAAGGATTGTAatccaataataaaaatttttaaatttaaataattgtttttttttttttttattcatattttgaaagttGTTACgatactaatttatttattgtatagtAGAATTACcacggctgcccaatttcaaaacacagtaactgacaaaaataaaatttttgaaatatgcatCGAATCATGTTCACAAGACTCCActggaactaaaaatactaaaaaatcgatttcgaaaaatttgtcacttactgtgttttgaaattgattactttcaaatattgattaagtaaatttatttaatttgcagAAAAATCACAGATGATTCTGTCgtatttatgagtgtgaatgtagcagacatcagacaaatttaaaattattaataaatagagtaaatcattaataaaataaaatttttgaaaaatgcgcgttcaaaaaactttgaaattaataagtgcatttttataaatattgttttttaaattatttattctatttatttataattttaaatttgtttgatgtttgctacattcacactcactcgtattaaagatattttaattatgctcataatattttttatatttgtttaccAAAAGACAAGATTAAAATAAGTGATTactggaatattttttttgttcagtagATTCAGTAATCATTTAACTTTTATGAATGAAATTTAGATGGATCTGCTTGTAATTCAAAATCTATTCAAACATTGCTCTTGTACCTCAAGATCTAAAAGCTCTGAGAGTGATATTGGAGCTTCTTCAAGACCATCACAGAGGAATAAGTAGGAGTTAATTTCTTTGATagtttatatgaaaaatttaagtcagAAGTGATGAAGTATGAAGTACTTATGCAAATATACTTGAGCAAtattacatgtatataattctAAAATCACTGtgaactatttatttatcagtaaTAATTAAGCATGTAAAATGCAGAGAACGTTGAATAAAAAGCTACTTGTTTACAAATAGTGTAGTGTTCAAACCAggcatttttattatacttgttatcgataataaataaattttctttcacgagcttctaataatttaattaatcacttttactgttgataaataaaagtttaaaaaaaggatttcaTGGTTACATAAATTGAACttgaagaattttttgaaatcttgttttgataaattcttaagacaaatttttttatgagtgtgaatgtagcagacatgagataatttatatatttgaaattaatcaattaaaataatgaaatttaaaaaaatgcgcgtacggATTTTTTATGTCTAAATATGTacgcattttaaaatttttattttaataaaattttattaatttattctaaaattcaaaaagtttttgtcagctacattcacactcatatttttttatgatctaGAAGTTAGTAGgcaattatcaatttttggatttattttttaataaatcaattacaaaaataagaaaaactaaaaatatgcacagctagaaaatttgaaaaaccataagtgcaattttttcaaacacttttttttccaatttatcatttcaaaaaatattcaaaaattagacGTCGACTAACATCAGTATCATTTAATTTCCTCTTCCTCATTTCATAATGAAGtcttttttaccatcaatttttttgatatctgTTCATATCTATTTGTCTTTCAAAGTCGTTCAAAGATGGCGCGAACTTTCAAACAAATTTCCTCCTTATCAGCCTAAATTGCGGCATCTAGACGCGGAATATGCGCatcatcaaataaaaatcgaaACAGCAACGCCACACAACACAAAGACAATATCAAcgaaaaatatacatacatatatttagatGTTTACATGTATAGAATAAGACTCAGACTCTGACATGAAGCTAAAGCTGACTGGTAGGCTGGTAGCAGTCTTTCGTGGTATAGTTTACAGAAAGCTACGATACGTTACAGCtcagtgtatgtatgtgtgtaataAATATGCAGTAGTGTGTGTTGTCTATTGAAAACAGTTGAAAATTGTCTTAGCACCGACTGAGTACCAAGTCACACAAGTGTCGGTTTTATCATACACAATAGTCACTATCACCAGTGagatttataatatattataataataaaaccacTAGTCATCAATTGTagtaattcatataaaataatctaaaCACTGATACATATTCAATACacactaataataatgtataGTATAAATTGTGTTGATGGATCCATTGTGATCCTTAAACAAAATTCCATAACATCTATTCATCATATTCATCGGTCATAAGTTTGTGTGACAACAGTTTAATATATACacgtatatttaaaataataattatcatatttattattatcaacatcaatataaataaatatttaaaatttaaaacaattgtttgttttttaattaactacttAAGTGTAAATAAGATGTTACGAAAATAATCACGAGCTCATGCTCAAAGCATGTGCTTCATCTAGACACTAAGTGTTAATGTGATAAATCTCTGAtggattaaatatatatttacgtgTATATATCAACagggtaattatttatacattagtggattattatattttattacaagtttgttattttatttttaattttgttttgtttttttacgcAAGAGAAAAAGTGAGTGGCAAAGCGGGGGCGTAAAAAAAACGAGAGGTGTGTTCTAGCCTCCACCTCCTCCTTCTTCTTCTTAGACTGTGATTCGCAAACTCATATACTATTGTGacagttttgtttttattaatatcaatgtgATCGTTTATTTACATCTATATATTAGTAAAAGTATAtggattaatttatttaaaatgccTGGGTTAATTGCGGTTAGTGAATTTGTTGAGGAGACGAGGGAGGATTATAATTCACCAACCACTTCGACATTTGTATCGCGGATGCCACAATGCAGACAAACTATAACTGCACTTGAAGaggtaagtttttttttatattattattaatggccaatattttaaattttatttgccaAGAGACAAGAAGTTTGATGCCAGACAAAAGACTGATATTCTGACGTGAACGATTTAGCATCAAATCTTATCACTTTAatcattttgtattttattaattttaattattgttatcttaagagaattattttattttaagatttattattgtgctaaataaataaacggcACAATTAGGAAAGAATTTAAAACAGTTCGGGAATGCGATAcatgagcaaaaaaaaaacacaatgggatagatgataataataataaaaaagtggGTATAAGAaattgtgaaataaaaaaaaaaacacaaaagaagaaagagaaatgaaacgaaaaaaaaaataagcgaTCGAATTACAGAGGATTCACggcatgatattttttttgtttactgtGATAAAAGAGCATAATATTaaactttatacttttttacttgaatgtaattattattattattattttattcaattgaaTTTCAATGACCTGGCGATTGAAACGATAGAGAAAGAAttgaacaagaaaatttaacaTCCGGTGTTGTCCTAATCGCGGTTccttaactttttattttgctcttacaCGGTGTCTGGATCTTCACGGAAATTATTATGTCCATGTAATGGTACTGATTATAATATGAGATATAATAATGGTCAGCTGAAGACCCAACAATTTCAATGACGATGACGAGCCTCTAAATGTTGAGCTGCTGGCATCCAACACACGCCCCTGTCTAACAAGTACTCCGTCAtcgtaaagaaattttttttaaaaatcatagttattcactttgtttttatatttataattaataattatacttaacATGGACAGAACAAATTttgtaatcaaaattattagaaacaaGATTTCTAAAAAGTTATTCAGCTACTTTGTAATTTACTAGATGTCGGCATCGTGTCTCGTCTCTCACAAGTCCTCTGTAATTCTTGAGTTatttgtacacagaaaaaaagattttcttgatgcaagaattattttgcattatgaattggagacaaaaatttttttaggactaaaaaaaatttcttgccccaaaaaattttttctttctccaaGACAACTTTTTCTcgtttcaagaaaatttttgttttcaatttataatgcaaaaattttcttagggcgatttgaattttttgcgtcaaaaaatctttttgatttgtttactttttcctacggtttcttaaaaaaaaaaaagagtaaaacaatagatattttgtaatctaattttttttacgataagataaaagacctagtacccgattagggaactagtact
The Microplitis mediator isolate UGA2020A chromosome 6, iyMicMedi2.1, whole genome shotgun sequence genome window above contains:
- the LOC130670339 gene encoding persulfide dioxygenase ETHE1, mitochondrial yields the protein MSKLIGKCINILTINIKRHCVTKITRKCLSNVQYHKDDTLTEPIPHSKDFFFRQLFDITSSTYTYLLADILKREAVLIDPVVDLAERDAKLIRELGLKLKYAINTHMHADHITGTGKLKSILPGCKSIISRRSGAQADILLEPHDSINFGRHQLEALPTPGHTEGCVTYVCREQGIAFTGDTLLIRGCGRTDFQGGSSEILYESVHTVIFNLPSNFRVYPAHDYTGRTVTTVAEERILNPRLSKSKDEFIKIMNNLNLPYPKMIDKAVPANKVCGIYEYQTEKEE
- the LOC130670343 gene encoding 40S ribosomal protein S19-like — translated: MPSVTLLDVDQHKFVKAFASFLKKTGKMRVPECMDIIKSGQFKELAPYDPDWYFTRCASLVRHIYIRSPIGVGAVTKIFGGRKRNGTHPSHFCKSSGGLARRALQSLEQLKLIEKAPLGGRKLTSQGRRDLDRIAAQVKAKSKKQLKLQETLVL